In a single window of the Cuculus canorus isolate bCucCan1 chromosome 25, bCucCan1.pri, whole genome shotgun sequence genome:
- the LOC128854513 gene encoding feather keratin Cos1-2-like — protein sequence MSLAGIFSDHHEHLRKLPLLWKLRLGLGQVRATIKARAAPRSLIHFSRLLLLGNQVLLQPQAMSCCNPCQPCQPCGPCPLASSCNECCVRQCQSSTIAIQPSAVVVTLPGPILSSFPQNTAVGSSTSAAVGSILSSNGVPISSGGLDLSCITSGYCGTRCRPC from the exons ATGTCATTAGCTGGGATATTTTCCGACCACCATGAGCACCTTAGAAAATTGCCACTTCTGTGGAAGCTGCGTCTGGGCCTGGGGCAGGTCAGGGCCACCATAAAAGCCAGAGCAGCTCCTCGCTCTCTCATTCACTTCTCTCGCCTCCTTCTCCTTGGGAACCAG gttctcctccagccccaagccatgtcctgctgcaacccgtgccagccctgccagccctgcggcccgtgcccgctggccagcagctgcaatgagtgCTGTGTCCGACAGTGCCAGAGCTCCACCATCGCCATCCAGCCCTCCGcggtggtggtgaccctgcccggacccatcctcagctccttccctcagaacaCCGCCGTGGGCTCCTCCACCtccgctgctgttggcagcatcctcagctctaACGGAGTGCCCATCTCCTCCGGGGGCCTTGACCTCTCCTGCATCACCAGCGGCTACTGTGGCACCAGATGTCGGCCCTGCTAA
- the LOC128854516 gene encoding feather keratin Cos1-2-like codes for MSLAGIFSDHHEHLRKLPLPWKLRLGLGQVRATIKARAAPRSLIHFSRLLLLGNQVLLQPQAMSCCNPCQPCGPCPLASSCNECCVRQCQSSTIVIQPSAVVVTLPGPILSSFPQNTAVGSSTSAAVGSILSSNGVPISSGGLDLSCITSGYCGTRCRPC; via the exons ATGTCATTAGCTGGGATATTTTCCGACCACCATGAGCACCTTAGAAAATTGCCACTTCCGTGGAAGCTGCGTCTGGGCCTGGGGCAGGTCAGGGCCACCATAAAAGCCAGAGCAGCTCCTCGCTCTCTCATTCACTTCTCTCGCCTCCTTCTCCTTGGGAACCAG gttctcctccagccccaagccatgtcctgctgcaacccgtgccagccctgcggcccgtgcccgctggccagcagctgcaatgagtgCTGTGTCCGACAGTGCCAGAGCTCCACCATCGTCATCCAGCCCTCCGcggtggtggtgaccctgcccggacccatcctcagctccttccctcagaacaCCGCCGTGGGCTCCTCCACCtccgctgctgttggcagcatcctcagctctaACGGAGTGCCCATCTCCTCCGGGGGCCTTGACCTCTCCTGCATCACCAGCGGCTACTGTGGCACCAGATGTCGGCCCTGCTAA
- the LOC128854536 gene encoding feather keratin Cos1-2-like: MSCCNPCQPCQPCGPCPLASSCNECCVRQCQSSTVAIQPSAVVVTLPGPILSSFPQNTAVGSSTSAAVGSILSSNGVPISSGGLDLSCITSGYCGTRCRPC, translated from the coding sequence atgtcctgctgcaacccgtgccagccctgccagccctgcggcccgtgcccgctggccagcagctgcaatgagtgCTGTGTCCGACAGTGCCAGAGCTCCACCGTCGCCATCCAGCCCTCCGcggtggtggtgaccctgcccggacccatcctcagctccttccctcagaacaCCGCCGTGGGCTCCTCCACCtccgctgctgttggcagcatcctcagctctaACGGAGTGCCCATCTCCTCCGGGGGCCTTGACCTCTCCTGCATCACCAGCGGCTACTGTGGCACCAGATGTCGGCCCTGCTAA
- the LOC128854532 gene encoding feather keratin Cos1-1/Cos1-3/Cos2-1, with protein MSCCNPCQPCQPCGPCPLASSCNECCVRQCQDSVVVIEPSPVVVTLPGPILSSFPQNTAVGSSTSAAVGSILSSNGVPISSGGLDLSCITSGYCGTRCRPC; from the coding sequence atgtcctgctgcaacccgtgccagccctgccagccctgcggcccgtgcccgctggccagcagctgcaatgagtgCTGCGTCcggcagtgccaggactccgTTGTGGTCATCGAGCCCTCTcccgtggtggtgaccctgcccggacccatcctcagtTCCTTCCCTCAGAACACCGCCGTGGGCTCCTCCACCtccgctgctgttggcagcatcctcagctctaACGGAGTGCCCATCTCCTCCGGGGGCCTTGACCTCTCCTGCATCACCAGCGGCTACTGTGGCACCAGATGTCGGCCCTGCTAA
- the LOC128854533 gene encoding feather keratin Cos1-1/Cos1-3/Cos2-1, whose translation MSCCNPCQPCQPCGPCPLASSCNECCVRQCQDSVVVIEPSPVVVTLPGPILSSFPQNTAVGSSTSAAVGSILSSNGVPISSGGLDLSCITSGYCGTRCRPC comes from the coding sequence atgtcctgctgcaacccgtgccagccctgccagccctgcggcccgtgcccgctggccagcagctgcaatgagtgCTGCGTCcggcagtgccaggactccgTTGTGGTCATCGAGCCCTCTcccgtggtggtgaccctgcccggacccatcctcagctccttccctcagaacaCCGCTGTGGGCTCCTCCACCTCCGCTGCTGtgggcagcatcctcagctctaACGGAGTGCCCATCTCCTCCGGGGGCCTTGACCTCTCCTGCATCACCAGCGGCTACTGTGGCACCAGATGTCGGCCCTGCTAA
- the LOC128854476 gene encoding feather keratin Cos1-2-like, with the protein MSLAGIFSDHHEHLRKLPLPWKLRLGLGQVRATIKARAVPRSLIHFSRLLLLGNQVLLQPQAMSCCNPCQPCGPCPLASSCNECCVRQCQSSTVAIQPSAVVVTLPGPILSSFPQNTAVGSSTSAAVGSILSSNGVPISSGGLDLSCITSGYCGTRCRPC; encoded by the exons ATGTCATTAGCTGGGATATTTTCCGACCACCATGAGCACCTTAGAAAATTGCCACTTCCATGGAAGCTGCGTCTGGGCCTGGGGCAGGTCAGGGCCACCATAAAAGCCAGAGCAGTTCCTCGCTCTCTCATTCACTTCTCTCGCCTCCTTCTCCTTGGGAACCAG gttctcctccagccccaagccatgtcctgctgcaacccgtgccagccctgcggcccgtgcccgctggccagcagctgcaatgagtgCTGTGTCCGACAGTGCCAGAGCTCCACCGTCGCCATCCAGCCCTCCGcggtggtggtgaccctgcccggacccatcctcagctccttccctcagaacaCCGCCGTGGGCTCCTCCACCtccgctgctgttggcagcatcctcagctctaACGGAGTGCCCATCTCCTCCGGGGGCCTTGACCTCTCCTGCATCACCAGCGGCTACTGTGGCACCAGATGTCGGCCCTGCTaa
- the LOC128854477 gene encoding feather keratin Cos1-2-like has translation MSLAGIFSDHHEHLRKLPLPWKLRLGLGQVRATIKARAVPRSLIHFSRLLLLGNQVLLQPQAMSCCNPCQPCGPCPLASSCNECCVRQCQSSTIAIQPSAVVVTLPGPILSSFPQNTAVGSSTSAAVGSILSSNGVPISSGGLDLSCITSGYCGTRCRPC, from the exons ATGTCATTAGCTGGGATATTTTCCGACCACCATGAGCACCTTAGAAAATTGCCACTTCCATGGAAGCTGCGTCTGGGCCTGGGGCAGGTCAGGGCCACCATAAAAGCCAGAGCAGTTCCTCGCTCTCTCATTCACTTCTCTCGCCTCCTTCTCCTTGGGAACCAG gttctcctccagccccaagccatgtcctgctgcaacccgtgccagccctgcggcccgtgcccgctggccagcagctgcaatgagtgCTGTGTCCGACAGTGCCAGAGCTCCACCATCGCCATCCAGCCCTCCGcggtggtggtgaccctgcccggacccatcctcagctccttccctcagaacaCCGCCGTGGGCTCCTCCACCtccgctgctgttggcagcatcctcagctctaACGGAGTGCCCATCTCCTCCGGGGGCCTTGACCTCTCCTGCATCACCAGCGGCTACTGTGGCACCAGATGTCGGCCCTGCTaa
- the LOC104058526 gene encoding feather keratin Cos1-1/Cos1-3/Cos2-1, giving the protein MSCSDQCCPCGPCQPCGPCPLASSCNECCCRQCQDSVVVIEPSPVVVTLPGPILSSFPQNTAVGNSTSAAIGNILSSNGVSISSGGLDLSCITSCYCGTRCRPC; this is encoded by the coding sequence atgtcctgctcCGACCAGTGCTGTCCCTGTggcccctgccagccctgcggcccgtgcccgctggccagcagctgcaatgaaTGCTGTtgcaggcagtgccaggactccgTTGTGGTCATCGAGCCCTCTcccgtggtggtgaccctgcccggacccatcctcagctccttccctcagaacaCCGCCGTGGGAAACTCCACCTCCGCTGCTATTGGCAACATCCTCAGCTCTAACGGAGTGTCCATCTCCTCCGGGGGTCTTGACCTCTCCTGCATCACCAGCTGCTACTGTGGCACCAGATGTCGGCCCTGCTAA
- the LOC128854526 gene encoding feather keratin Cos1-1/Cos1-3/Cos2-1, which translates to MSCCNPCQPCQPCGPCPLASSCNECCVRQCQDSVVVIEPSPVVVTLPGPILSSFPQNTAVGSSTSAAVGSILSSNGVPISSGGLDLSCITSGYCGTRCRPC; encoded by the coding sequence atgtcctgctgcaacccgtgccagccctgccagccctgcggcccgtgcccgctggccagcagctgcaatgagtgCTGCGTCcggcagtgccaggactccgTTGTGGTCATCGAGCCCTCTcccgtggtggtgaccctgcccggacccatcctcagctccttccctcagaacaCCGCCGTGGGCTCCTCCACCTCCGCTGCTGtgggcagcatcctcagctctaACGGAGTGCCCATCTCCTCCGGGGGCCTTGACCTCTCCTGCATCACCAGCGGCTACTGTGGCACCAGATGTCGGCCCTGCTAA